The proteins below come from a single Mesobacillus jeotgali genomic window:
- a CDS encoding HD-GYP domain-containing protein: MRVLVDNLKEGCILTDDVLSKTNRPIMNKKTVLSDHLIGILKVFLVKEVDVEKTLVNGLPFHAPSTGSDKKAGLKSNEDGETFIDQFLQARQKFRKEFTSWQSGMQIDIAKLRTIIVPLIEQAEMTSSDIFNLHHYSTKVEYIYDHPLAVGIISAFIAKKLNYSKGDITQIALAGCLSDCGMAKISPSLLNKSSTLTVDEFEEIKKHPTYSYQMVKNSPLLKDASKIAILHHHERMDGSGYPFGEKANRIHPFAKILAVADSFHAMTSERIYKPKHSPFKVIEMINEELFGEFDITALKALSSAIMNYSVGTKIRLSDGQAAEIIFVEEKNPARPLVKLLESEQILALEKNRYLHIEEII, encoded by the coding sequence TTGCGCGTACTAGTAGACAACCTTAAAGAGGGCTGTATCCTTACTGATGATGTTCTTAGTAAAACGAATAGACCTATCATGAATAAAAAAACAGTATTATCAGATCATCTAATAGGAATCCTGAAAGTTTTTCTGGTTAAAGAAGTAGATGTGGAGAAAACATTAGTGAATGGTTTGCCTTTTCATGCACCTTCGACTGGCAGCGATAAGAAAGCGGGCTTGAAGTCTAATGAGGATGGAGAGACTTTTATCGATCAGTTTTTACAGGCCAGACAGAAATTCAGGAAAGAGTTTACCTCCTGGCAATCAGGAATGCAGATAGATATTGCTAAACTGAGAACGATTATTGTTCCTTTGATTGAGCAGGCAGAGATGACTTCTTCGGATATATTCAATCTTCATCATTATTCAACCAAGGTTGAATACATATATGATCATCCATTGGCCGTAGGGATCATCAGTGCTTTCATCGCCAAAAAGCTGAATTACAGCAAAGGGGATATCACCCAGATTGCACTGGCTGGATGTTTATCGGATTGTGGAATGGCGAAAATCAGTCCATCACTTCTTAATAAAAGCTCGACTTTAACTGTAGATGAATTTGAAGAGATTAAAAAGCATCCTACATACAGCTATCAGATGGTAAAAAACAGTCCATTGCTAAAGGACGCTTCAAAGATTGCCATTCTTCATCATCATGAAAGAATGGATGGGAGCGGCTATCCATTTGGTGAAAAGGCAAATAGGATTCATCCTTTTGCAAAAATCCTTGCTGTAGCTGATTCTTTCCATGCGATGACTTCGGAAAGGATTTATAAGCCAAAACACTCTCCATTCAAAGTAATTGAGATGATCAATGAGGAGCTATTTGGCGAATTCGACATTACCGCCCTGAAAGCATTGAGTTCTGCAATCATGAATTATTCTGTTGGAACAAAAATCCGTCTATCTGATGGACAGGCAGCAGAAATCATTTTTGTAGAAGAAAAGAATCCGGCAAGACCGCTGGTTAAGTTGCTTGAGTCAGAACAGATCCTTGCTTTGGAAAAGAACAGGTACTTGCATATCGAGGAAATCATTTAG
- a CDS encoding YaaC family protein: MLYKEWNSYTLFFSAEYSQAYLKKCYRKINIDQPDMKSFENCYPFMYYLEHGKLYYEQAEKSPLAIQPILLFYGLVHLIKACILTVEPDYPETTSVLAHGVSTRKRKKQQYSFTDDEVKFQKNGLFSLMAEKMFHMKQLEGEKATMGDVMELIPELSGIFSDLRGKQIFEVVKASDSSFSLSKTIIDHFHMTENRFKEFYQAKSSIPVSFVEDPNRIRFEANLKETQEPLPLKYNLEEQHYVFPLNKGDLFLFPELLLHYLLLYNLGMIARYETEWWSELIKMMPNEDYPLIQSFLKSTLRKGPYLIYQYLMNK, encoded by the coding sequence ATGCTTTATAAGGAATGGAACAGTTACACACTCTTCTTTTCAGCAGAGTATTCACAAGCCTACCTGAAAAAATGTTATCGTAAAATCAACATCGACCAGCCTGACATGAAAAGCTTCGAAAACTGTTATCCCTTCATGTATTATCTCGAACATGGGAAGCTTTACTATGAACAGGCAGAAAAGTCTCCGCTGGCCATTCAGCCAATCCTGCTCTTTTACGGACTTGTCCATCTAATAAAAGCATGCATCCTGACAGTCGAACCTGATTACCCTGAAACCACTTCCGTTCTTGCTCACGGCGTCTCCACAAGAAAACGAAAAAAACAACAGTACAGCTTCACAGACGATGAAGTGAAGTTTCAAAAGAATGGGCTATTCTCACTTATGGCAGAAAAAATGTTCCACATGAAACAATTGGAAGGTGAAAAAGCAACAATGGGTGACGTAATGGAACTGATTCCGGAATTATCCGGCATCTTTTCTGACTTAAGAGGCAAGCAAATATTTGAAGTAGTTAAAGCAAGTGACTCAAGTTTTTCACTGTCTAAAACCATAATCGACCATTTTCATATGACCGAGAACCGCTTTAAGGAGTTCTATCAGGCCAAATCCTCTATTCCTGTCTCTTTTGTAGAGGACCCTAATCGAATCAGGTTTGAAGCAAACTTAAAGGAAACACAAGAACCCCTTCCGTTAAAATACAATCTGGAAGAGCAGCATTATGTATTTCCCTTAAATAAAGGTGACTTATTTCTATTTCCAGAACTGCTGCTGCACTACTTACTGTTATATAATCTCGGAATGATTGCACGCTATGAAACAGAATGGTGGAGTGAGTTAATCAAAATGATGCCCAATGAAGACTATCCATTGATCCAGTCCTTTTTAAAATCAACATTAAGAAAAGGACCTTACTTAATTTACCAGTACCTAATGAATAAGTAA
- the guaB gene encoding IMP dehydrogenase produces MWESKFAKEGLTFDDVLLVPAKSEVLPKDVSLKVSLTETLRLNIPIISAGMDTVTESELAISIARQGGLGIIHKNMSIEQQADQVDKVKRSESGVITDPFFLTPEHQVFDAEHLMGKYRISGVPIVNNEEEQKLVGIITNRDMRFIQDYSIKIEEVMTKNDLVTASVGTTLEEAEKILQRHKIEKLPLVNDEGVLKGLITIKDIEKVIEFPNSSKDSQGRLLCGAAVGVTADTMKRVEMLVKSHVDVIVVDTAHGHSRGVIETVRQIRESYPELNIIAGNVATAEATRELIEAGADIVKVGIGPGSICTTRVVAGVGVPQITAVYDCATEARKHGKAIIADGGIKYSGDIVKALAAGGHAVMLGSLLAGVSESPGETEIYQGRRFKVYRGMGSVGAMEKGSKDRYFQEDNKKFVPEGIEGRIPYKGPLTDTIYQLVGGIRSGMGYCGTANLEELRENAQFIKMTGAGLRESHPHDVQITKEAPNYSMS; encoded by the coding sequence ATGTGGGAAAGTAAATTTGCAAAAGAAGGATTAACGTTTGATGATGTGCTGTTGGTACCGGCCAAATCTGAGGTGCTGCCAAAGGATGTGAGCCTGAAGGTCAGCCTGACGGAGACTTTGAGGTTGAATATACCGATCATCAGTGCCGGCATGGATACTGTAACAGAATCTGAACTGGCCATTTCGATTGCCAGGCAGGGCGGACTTGGTATCATACATAAAAACATGTCCATAGAACAGCAGGCGGACCAGGTCGATAAAGTAAAGCGTTCTGAAAGTGGAGTCATTACTGATCCATTCTTTTTAACTCCTGAGCATCAAGTATTTGATGCTGAACATCTAATGGGTAAATACCGCATTTCAGGTGTCCCAATTGTTAATAATGAAGAAGAACAAAAGCTTGTTGGAATCATTACGAACCGTGATATGCGTTTTATCCAGGATTACTCTATTAAAATCGAAGAAGTTATGACGAAAAATGACTTGGTGACTGCTTCTGTGGGAACTACCCTTGAAGAAGCAGAGAAGATCCTTCAGCGCCATAAGATTGAAAAACTCCCACTAGTAAATGACGAAGGCGTACTGAAAGGGCTCATTACCATAAAAGATATTGAAAAAGTAATTGAGTTCCCGAACTCTTCTAAGGATTCGCAAGGCCGCTTGCTGTGCGGTGCTGCAGTCGGTGTTACAGCTGATACGATGAAACGTGTTGAGATGCTGGTAAAATCACATGTAGATGTCATCGTTGTCGATACTGCCCACGGACACTCGAGAGGGGTTATTGAAACGGTAAGGCAAATTCGTGAAAGCTACCCGGAACTGAATATTATTGCGGGGAACGTTGCGACTGCAGAAGCGACAAGAGAATTGATCGAAGCAGGTGCGGATATTGTCAAGGTCGGCATCGGGCCGGGTTCTATCTGTACGACGAGAGTTGTAGCAGGTGTAGGGGTTCCGCAAATTACTGCAGTATATGATTGTGCAACAGAAGCACGGAAGCACGGAAAGGCAATCATTGCAGATGGCGGGATCAAATATTCCGGGGATATCGTTAAGGCTCTTGCTGCCGGAGGGCATGCTGTCATGCTCGGCAGCTTGCTGGCGGGTGTCAGCGAAAGTCCGGGAGAAACTGAAATCTATCAGGGAAGACGCTTCAAAGTATACCGTGGAATGGGCTCTGTCGGAGCAATGGAAAAGGGATCTAAAGATCGTTACTTCCAGGAAGATAATAAGAAGTTCGTTCCTGAAGGTATAGAAGGCCGAATCCCATATAAAGGACCGCTTACAGATACAATCTATCAACTTGTTGGCGGCATTCGCTCAGGTATGGGATATTGCGGCACAGCTAATCTTGAGGAACTAAGGGAGAATGCCCAATTCATCAAGATGACAGGAGCGGGTCTGAGAGAGAGCCATCCGCATGATGTCCAGATCACGAAGGAAGCACCGAACTACTCCATGAGCTAA
- a CDS encoding serine hydrolase, producing the protein MFFAAFILTITTMFSGFSMEAEAAEGQLGIDAEAAMLIDADTGRVLYEKNSDVVLGVASMAKMMTEYMVLEAVKEGKLKWDQKVKINEYVHKLSAAPGLSNVGLTQGEDYTVQELYEAMAIHSGNAATVALAEVLSGTEKNHVEKMNKKAAELGLKDYKFVNSSGLNNSDLLGQHPAGSPEEENVMSARSLATLAFRLLNDYPEVLDTASMPSLKFRDGREYKNFNWMLPGLVYQYDGVDGLKTGSTDFAGYGFTATAMRNDQRFISVIMKADSKDSRFSETRKILDFAFSNFTEEELVKKNHQVKGKKNLPVTKGKEDSVKIQSKESITMTIRNGEKDQYEPVLVLDKKKLNENGELTAPIKKGEQVGYMTVKSKKDENISFLSEEGQKQVQVPVVAAESVEKANWFVLMMRGVGGFFGDLFGGIADTVKGWF; encoded by the coding sequence ATGTTCTTTGCAGCATTCATTTTAACGATCACAACTATGTTTTCCGGATTTTCAATGGAGGCTGAAGCAGCAGAGGGACAGCTAGGCATCGATGCCGAAGCAGCCATGCTGATTGATGCAGATACGGGAAGAGTTTTATATGAGAAAAATTCAGATGTTGTCCTGGGCGTAGCTTCCATGGCAAAAATGATGACCGAATATATGGTTCTCGAAGCGGTAAAAGAAGGAAAGCTGAAATGGGACCAAAAGGTAAAGATCAATGAGTACGTCCATAAATTATCAGCTGCCCCTGGCCTTTCGAATGTAGGATTAACTCAAGGTGAAGATTATACGGTACAAGAATTGTATGAAGCAATGGCAATCCACTCTGGAAATGCAGCAACCGTCGCGCTTGCTGAGGTCCTTTCTGGAACAGAAAAGAACCATGTTGAAAAAATGAACAAAAAAGCTGCTGAGCTTGGTTTGAAGGATTATAAATTTGTTAACTCATCAGGGTTGAACAATAGCGATCTTTTAGGGCAACATCCTGCCGGCAGTCCGGAAGAAGAGAATGTCATGTCTGCACGCTCATTGGCCACACTTGCCTTCCGATTATTAAACGATTACCCGGAAGTGTTGGATACAGCAAGCATGCCTTCCTTGAAGTTCCGTGACGGACGTGAGTATAAAAACTTTAACTGGATGCTTCCAGGCCTAGTTTACCAATATGATGGTGTAGACGGTTTAAAAACTGGTTCGACTGATTTTGCTGGCTATGGCTTTACGGCTACTGCGATGAGAAATGATCAAAGATTCATTTCGGTAATCATGAAGGCAGATTCCAAGGACAGCCGTTTTTCTGAAACGCGTAAGATCCTTGACTTTGCTTTCAGTAATTTTACAGAAGAAGAGCTTGTGAAAAAGAATCACCAGGTAAAAGGTAAGAAAAACCTTCCGGTAACAAAAGGGAAGGAAGACAGTGTGAAGATCCAGTCTAAAGAGTCCATTACGATGACCATCAGGAATGGTGAAAAGGATCAATATGAACCAGTACTTGTATTGGATAAAAAGAAACTGAATGAAAATGGCGAATTGACTGCTCCTATCAAGAAGGGTGAGCAAGTCGGCTATATGACTGTTAAGTCCAAGAAGGATGAAAACATCAGCTTCTTATCTGAAGAAGGACAAAAGCAAGTCCAAGTACCAGTTGTTGCGGCTGAGAGTGTTGAAAAAGCGAACTGGTTCGTGCTTATGATGCGCGGAGTCGGCGGATTCTTTGGAGACCTTTTTGGCGGAATTGCTGATACTGTAAAAGGTTGGTTTTAA
- the pdxS gene encoding pyridoxal 5'-phosphate synthase lyase subunit PdxS has translation MKTGTDRVKRGMAEMQKGGVIMDVVNAEQAKIAEEAGAVAVMALERVPSDIRAAGGVARMADPRIVEEVMGAVTIPVMAKARIGHIVEARVLEAMGVDYIDESEVLTPADEEFHLNKRDYTVPFVCGCRDLGEAARRIGEGASMLRTKGEPGTGNIVEAVRHIRKVNAQVRKVVAMDMDELMTEAKLLGAPYELLLEIKQLGRLPVVNFAAGGVATPADAALMMQLGADGVFVGSGIFKSDNPAKFAKAIVEATTHYQDYELIASISKGLGIPMKGMDISSLAPEARMQDRGW, from the coding sequence ATGAAGACAGGTACTGATCGTGTTAAACGTGGTATGGCAGAGATGCAAAAAGGCGGCGTCATCATGGACGTTGTCAATGCTGAGCAGGCAAAGATTGCCGAAGAGGCCGGTGCAGTTGCAGTAATGGCATTGGAACGTGTCCCTTCGGATATCCGCGCAGCTGGCGGAGTGGCTAGAATGGCTGATCCAAGGATCGTTGAAGAGGTAATGGGTGCTGTCACAATTCCCGTTATGGCAAAAGCACGAATTGGCCATATCGTAGAAGCCCGCGTCCTCGAAGCTATGGGTGTTGATTATATAGATGAGAGTGAAGTCCTGACTCCGGCAGATGAAGAATTTCACCTGAATAAGAGAGATTATACAGTTCCTTTTGTATGCGGATGCCGTGACCTTGGTGAGGCAGCAAGAAGAATCGGCGAGGGAGCTTCGATGCTTCGTACAAAGGGAGAGCCAGGTACAGGAAATATTGTAGAAGCTGTCCGCCATATCCGCAAGGTAAATGCGCAGGTGCGTAAAGTAGTGGCAATGGATATGGATGAACTAATGACTGAAGCCAAGCTTCTGGGAGCCCCATATGAGCTTCTGCTGGAAATCAAGCAGCTCGGACGCCTTCCGGTTGTCAACTTTGCTGCAGGCGGTGTTGCTACTCCGGCAGACGCAGCATTAATGATGCAGCTGGGTGCTGACGGTGTGTTTGTAGGGTCTGGTATCTTCAAATCTGATAATCCTGCTAAGTTTGCAAAGGCAATTGTCGAAGCAACTACTCATTATCAGGATTATGAACTGATTGCGAGCATTTCGAAAGGCCTTGGCATCCCGATGAAGGGCATGGATATTTCATCATTGGCACCAGAAGCCCGTATGCAGGACCGCGGCTGGTAA
- the pdxT gene encoding pyridoxal 5'-phosphate synthase glutaminase subunit PdxT: MIKIGVLGLQGAVREHIWAIEASGAEGVVIKRPDQLAEVDGLIIPGGESTTIRRLIDQYVFMEELKKFAADGKPMFGTCAGLILLANDLVGYDAPHLGVMDVKVERNSFGRQRESFEADINIAGVADNFSAVFIRAPHIVEAGENVEVLAKHNGRIVAARDGQFLGCSFHPELTDDYRLMSYFVKMVEETKSKNFA, encoded by the coding sequence ATGATAAAGATTGGAGTACTTGGCCTTCAAGGGGCTGTACGAGAGCATATATGGGCAATTGAGGCATCTGGAGCTGAAGGGGTTGTCATTAAGCGTCCCGATCAGCTGGCAGAAGTCGATGGCCTGATCATTCCTGGGGGAGAAAGCACCACGATCCGCCGTCTGATCGATCAATATGTCTTTATGGAAGAGTTAAAGAAATTCGCAGCCGATGGCAAACCAATGTTCGGAACATGTGCTGGCTTGATTTTATTAGCGAATGATCTGGTTGGGTACGATGCACCACATCTCGGTGTCATGGATGTAAAAGTAGAACGCAACTCATTCGGCCGCCAGCGAGAAAGCTTTGAAGCTGACATCAATATTGCTGGAGTGGCGGATAATTTCTCAGCAGTATTCATCCGGGCACCTCATATTGTGGAAGCTGGAGAAAATGTAGAGGTGCTGGCGAAGCATAATGGCAGAATTGTTGCTGCTCGTGATGGACAGTTCCTTGGCTGTTCTTTTCATCCGGAGTTAACGGATGATTATCGACTCATGAGCTACTTTGTGAAAATGGTCGAAGAGACAAAGAGTAAAAATTTTGCATAA
- the serS gene encoding serine--tRNA ligase, protein MLDVKYLRANFEEVKQKLQHRGEDMTDFGKFEDLDVRRRELILDAEQLKSRRNEVSQQVAQLKREKQDADHLIAEMREVGDKIKVLDDQLREVEEELENLMLSIPNIPHESVPIGETEDDNVEVRKWGEIRDFEFEAKPHWDVADHLKILDFERAGKVTGSRFVFYKGLGARLERALISFMLDLHVDEHGYKEVLPPYMVNRASMTGTGQLPKFEEDAFRIESEDYFLIPTAEVPVTNMHRDEILTADELPVNYAAYSACFRSEAGSAGRDTRGLIRQHQFNKVELVKFVKPEDSYEELEKLTGHAEKVLQLLGLPYRVLSMCSADLGFTAAKKYDIEVWIPSYGIYREISSCSNFEGFQARRANIRFRREAKAKPEHVHTLNGSGLAIGRTVAAILENYQQADGSVIIPEVLRPYMGNREVIAPE, encoded by the coding sequence GTGTTAGACGTAAAATATTTAAGAGCAAATTTTGAAGAAGTTAAACAAAAACTGCAGCACCGTGGCGAAGACATGACCGACTTCGGCAAGTTTGAGGACCTGGATGTGAGACGCAGGGAGTTGATACTGGACGCTGAACAGCTGAAGAGCAGAAGGAATGAAGTATCCCAGCAGGTTGCGCAGTTGAAGCGTGAAAAGCAGGACGCTGACCACCTGATCGCTGAGATGCGTGAGGTAGGAGACAAAATCAAGGTTCTGGATGACCAGCTTCGTGAGGTAGAAGAAGAGCTAGAAAACCTGATGCTCAGCATTCCGAATATCCCTCATGAAAGTGTTCCAATCGGAGAAACAGAAGATGACAATGTAGAAGTTCGCAAATGGGGAGAAATCCGTGATTTTGAATTCGAAGCAAAGCCGCACTGGGATGTTGCAGACCACTTGAAAATTCTTGATTTTGAACGCGCTGGAAAAGTAACTGGCAGCCGTTTTGTCTTTTACAAGGGATTGGGAGCACGCCTTGAGCGAGCGTTGATTAGTTTCATGCTTGACCTTCATGTTGACGAGCATGGCTACAAAGAAGTTCTGCCTCCTTATATGGTCAATCGTGCCAGCATGACAGGGACAGGACAACTTCCTAAGTTTGAAGAGGATGCATTCCGAATCGAGAGCGAAGATTACTTCCTGATTCCGACTGCAGAGGTACCTGTTACGAATATGCACCGTGATGAGATCCTGACTGCAGATGAGCTTCCGGTCAATTATGCAGCATACAGCGCATGTTTCCGTTCTGAGGCAGGTTCTGCGGGACGCGATACGCGCGGTTTGATCCGTCAGCACCAGTTTAACAAGGTTGAATTAGTTAAGTTTGTTAAGCCTGAAGATTCTTATGAGGAACTTGAAAAGCTGACTGGACATGCTGAGAAAGTGCTTCAATTGCTTGGACTTCCTTACCGCGTGTTAAGCATGTGCTCTGCAGACCTCGGCTTCACAGCTGCTAAGAAATATGATATTGAAGTCTGGATCCCAAGCTACGGCATCTACAGGGAAATTTCTTCTTGCAGTAACTTTGAAGGATTCCAGGCAAGACGTGCGAATATCCGTTTCCGCCGCGAAGCAAAGGCGAAGCCAGAGCATGTGCATACACTGAATGGATCAGGCCTTGCGATCGGCCGCACAGTTGCCGCCATCCTCGAGAACTACCAGCAGGCTGACGGCAGTGTCATCATTCCTGAAGTATTGCGTCCATACATGGGCAACAGGGAAGTTATTGCTCCAGAATAA
- a CDS encoding deoxynucleoside kinase: protein MNLRTKYDIPANAVITIAGTVGVGKSTMTNALADALRFRTSFEKVDTNPYLDKFYADFERWSFHLQIYFLAERFKEQKRIFEYGGGFIQDRSIYEDTGIFAKMHYEKGTMSPVDYETYKSLFEAMVMTPYFPHPDLLIYLEGSLDDILERIKLRGRPMEQQTPITYWEEMHGRYENWINNFNACPVLRLNINDYDLFNNPESIEPIVEKIATHIKQTQLLKK from the coding sequence ATGAATCTAAGAACAAAATATGACATCCCGGCTAATGCGGTCATAACGATTGCCGGAACAGTTGGAGTCGGCAAATCGACTATGACGAATGCCCTGGCGGATGCCCTTCGGTTCCGTACATCCTTTGAAAAAGTAGATACCAACCCATACCTTGATAAGTTCTATGCCGATTTCGAACGCTGGAGCTTCCACCTGCAAATCTACTTCCTTGCTGAGCGCTTCAAGGAGCAGAAGAGGATTTTTGAATACGGCGGCGGCTTTATCCAGGACCGTTCCATCTATGAAGATACAGGCATCTTCGCAAAAATGCATTATGAAAAAGGCACAATGTCTCCTGTGGATTACGAAACATACAAGAGCCTGTTCGAAGCAATGGTCATGACACCATACTTCCCGCATCCAGATTTACTGATCTACCTTGAAGGGTCACTAGATGATATTCTTGAGCGCATTAAGCTAAGAGGACGTCCAATGGAACAGCAGACACCAATCACCTATTGGGAAGAAATGCACGGCCGCTATGAAAACTGGATCAATAACTTCAACGCATGCCCAGTCCTTCGTCTGAACATCAATGATTACGACTTGTTTAATAATCCTGAATCAATCGAACCAATCGTTGAGAAAATCGCGACACATATCAAGCAAACTCAATTATTGAAAAAATAA
- a CDS encoding deoxynucleoside kinase yields MEGTPFITVEGPIGIGKTSLARAISERFQFALLKEIVDENPFLGKFYDNIEEWSFQTEMFFLCNRYKQLGDINEHYLSKDKSVVADYHIMKNLIFAQRTLNEQEYKKYLDIYQILTKDMPKPNVIIYLNASLDTLLKRIKMRGREVEKNISPLYLEQLSLDYEQAMLQFEKDHPEIPVLRFSGDDLDFVKNEEDLQLIIDQLTASLRKRSVQP; encoded by the coding sequence GTGGAAGGAACACCTTTTATAACGGTTGAAGGACCAATCGGGATCGGGAAAACGTCACTTGCCCGCGCCATTTCCGAACGGTTTCAATTTGCACTTTTAAAGGAAATTGTCGATGAAAATCCATTTTTGGGGAAGTTCTACGATAACATAGAAGAATGGAGTTTCCAGACAGAAATGTTTTTCCTCTGCAATCGATATAAGCAGCTTGGAGATATTAATGAACATTACCTCAGCAAAGACAAATCAGTCGTAGCTGATTATCATATCATGAAAAACCTCATTTTCGCCCAGCGCACATTGAATGAACAGGAATATAAAAAATACCTAGATATTTATCAAATCCTGACAAAAGATATGCCTAAGCCAAATGTCATCATTTACTTGAATGCAAGTCTCGATACATTGCTGAAGCGGATCAAAATGCGCGGCCGCGAAGTCGAAAAAAACATCAGTCCATTATATTTAGAGCAATTATCCCTAGATTATGAACAAGCAATGCTTCAGTTCGAAAAAGACCACCCTGAAATCCCAGTCCTCCGTTTCAGCGGCGACGATCTGGATTTTGTTAAAAATGAAGAAGATCTCCAGCTGATCATCGACCAGCTAACCGCATCATTAAGAAAAAGGAGCGTACAACCATGA
- a CDS encoding LysM peptidoglycan-binding domain-containing protein: MQIHVVQQGQTLTQIAQLYGSSVTDITEANELPNPNNLVVGQAMVIPIVGSFYFVQPGDTLWAISRRYGTTPQELARINGISVNQPLSVGFRLYIPQRPKTNAEFNAYVEPRGNTVAPALETAAREAAPYLTYLAPFSFQALRDGSLKEPLLNNFPAIAEANNNILMMVITNQENDQFSDELGRIILNDIPVQNRFLNNIVTTAKKYGFRDIHFDFEFLRPEDREAYNTFLRKARDRFKQEGWFISTALAPKTSAEQTGPWYTAHDYKAHGEIVDFVVIMTYEWGYSGGPAQAVSPIGPVREVLEYAISEMPSQKVMMGQNLYGYDWTLPFVQGTIARAVSPQQAIQIAADNNVAIQYNTRSQAPTFRYTAQDGKQHEVWFEDARSIQAKFDLIKELNLRGMSYWKLGLSFPQNWLLIQDNFNVVKR; encoded by the coding sequence ATGCAAATTCACGTGGTACAGCAAGGTCAGACATTGACACAGATCGCTCAACTTTACGGGTCTTCTGTTACGGATATAACCGAGGCGAACGAACTGCCCAACCCGAATAATCTAGTCGTAGGCCAGGCGATGGTCATCCCGATTGTCGGAAGCTTTTATTTTGTCCAGCCAGGCGACACCTTATGGGCGATTTCGAGAAGGTACGGAACCACTCCGCAGGAACTCGCTAGAATCAACGGCATCTCGGTCAACCAGCCATTGTCAGTCGGATTCCGCTTATATATTCCACAGCGGCCGAAAACAAATGCAGAATTCAATGCATATGTAGAACCCCGCGGGAACACAGTGGCACCTGCACTGGAAACTGCTGCCCGGGAAGCTGCCCCTTATTTGACCTACCTTGCGCCATTCAGCTTCCAGGCTTTGCGCGATGGGTCGTTGAAGGAGCCGCTGCTGAACAATTTCCCGGCGATTGCCGAGGCGAACAATAATATATTGATGATGGTGATCACCAATCAGGAAAACGACCAGTTCAGCGATGAGCTAGGGCGGATTATCCTGAATGATATTCCTGTCCAGAACAGATTCCTGAATAATATAGTCACGACGGCAAAAAAGTACGGATTCCGCGATATCCATTTTGATTTTGAATTCCTTCGTCCAGAAGACCGTGAAGCCTATAACACCTTCCTGCGCAAAGCAAGGGACCGTTTTAAACAGGAAGGCTGGTTCATCTCGACTGCTCTCGCCCCAAAAACGAGTGCAGAACAGACAGGGCCCTGGTATACCGCACACGACTACAAAGCACATGGAGAAATTGTTGATTTCGTGGTCATCATGACATATGAATGGGGATACAGCGGCGGACCTGCGCAGGCAGTATCGCCAATTGGCCCTGTTCGTGAGGTTTTAGAGTATGCTATTAGTGAAATGCCATCGCAAAAAGTCATGATGGGCCAGAATCTTTATGGATATGACTGGACTCTCCCATTTGTCCAGGGGACAATCGCAAGGGCCGTCAGTCCTCAGCAGGCAATCCAGATTGCAGCCGATAATAATGTAGCGATTCAGTACAATACAAGATCTCAAGCGCCAACCTTCAGATATACAGCACAAGATGGAAAACAGCATGAAGTCTGGTTTGAGGACGCCCGATCCATCCAGGCGAAATTCGACCTCATCAAAGAATTGAACTTGAGAGGAATGAGCTACTGGAAGCTTGGACTTTCCTTCCCGCAAAACTGGCTTCTCATCCAGGATAATTTTAACGTCGTAAAAAGATAA
- a CDS encoding isochorismatase family cysteine hydrolase has translation MAKTALLIIDMINDFNFDAGEDLAKNTEKIIDPILKLKKSFNEKDMPVIYINDHYNLWQADFEKIMDHCSNETSSEIIKKIAPEKNQDYFLIKPKHSAFYGTALHTLLQQLKVGTLVLSGIAGNICVLFTANDAYMREYNLIIPEDFIASNYDEDNKYALTMMKNVLSAETMPSIELDL, from the coding sequence ATGGCAAAGACTGCTCTATTGATCATCGATATGATCAATGATTTTAACTTTGACGCAGGGGAAGACCTTGCAAAAAATACTGAAAAAATCATTGATCCCATTTTAAAGTTAAAGAAATCTTTCAATGAAAAAGACATGCCCGTTATCTATATTAATGACCATTATAATCTATGGCAGGCTGATTTTGAAAAAATCATGGATCACTGCTCAAATGAAACAAGCAGTGAAATCATTAAAAAGATTGCTCCTGAGAAGAATCAGGACTATTTCTTAATCAAGCCGAAGCACTCCGCTTTTTATGGAACTGCGCTTCACACCCTTCTTCAGCAATTGAAGGTAGGTACCTTGGTCCTGTCAGGGATTGCTGGCAATATTTGCGTCCTTTTCACCGCGAATGATGCCTACATGCGCGAATACAACCTGATCATACCAGAGGACTTCATTGCCTCCAATTATGACGAGGATAATAAATACGCACTGACAATGATGAAAAACGTCCTTTCAGCCGAAACAATGCCATCAATCGAACTTGATTTATAA